The Tissierellales bacterium genomic interval AAATAATTAATGAGGTGTATTATGGGTAAAAAATCCGGATATAGAATTGTATTAGAAGATTGTATGGGGGTTAAACCGAATGAGTCAGTATTGATTCTAACTGATGATAAGAAAAAAGCAATAGGAGAATCCCTTTATGAGGAAGCTAAAAAAATGGCGAGAGAAGCAATATTAATGATAATGAAACCAAGGAAAGTTAGTGGAGAAGAACCACCGGAAGAAGTAGCTGAAGCTATGAAGAAATTTGATGCTATAATATGTCCTACATCTACATCATTAACACATACAAATGCTAAAATTAATGCTATTAATGCAGGAGCAAGATTAGCAAGTATGCCAGGTATAACGGAAGATATGTTTGAAGAAGGTGCTATTACTGCAGATTATAATCAAGTTGAAAAACTCACTTTAAAGTTTACAGATCTTTTAACAAAGGCTAAAAAAGCGAAAATAGTTAAAGATGATTATGTACTTGAAATGAGCTTAAAAGGAAGAGAAGGAATACCTAGTCCTGGTATATATAGAAATTCAGGAGAAGCAGGAAACTTACCTTCAGGTGAGGCATATATTGCACCATTAGAAGATTCTACAAATGGAGAAATGCTAATAGATGGTAGTATGGTAGGGATTGGAAAACTTGGAAGTCCATTATATGTGAAAATTGAAAATGGAAAGTTAATAGACCTTAAAGGTGATGATCCTAATAAATTAAAGGTACTTTTTGATAATGATAGAAATGGAATTGTAGGAGAATTTGGTATTGGAACAAATCCTTCAGCTAGACTTACTGGCATTATTCTTGAGGATGAAAAGATATATGGAACTGTTCATATAGCATTTGGTACAAATACTTCCTTTGGAGGAATAAATAAAGCAGATTGTCATCTAGATGGAGTAATAATAAAACCCACTTTATATTTAGATGAAAAGCTAGTATTAGATGAAGGAACTGTTGTAATTTAGGAGTTAGTATATGAGAGGGAATGATATGAAAAAGTTACAAGTAACTTTAACAGTAGAAGAAGGAAAAAAGATTATAGCATTAAGCTTATTAAGACATAGGTCGTTTAAAAAGGCTAAAGAAAATGGAAAAATATTATTTAAGGGTGGTACAACTGTTTCCAAGATTACAGAAGAATTTCTAGGTATTCCTCTTAGAATAAGTGGAAGAATTACAGAGAGGGGAACAGTAGCCAGCAAGAGGACAGGAAAAGAAGCTCATTCTATTATTTATAATCAGGGAGATTGGTCAGTTGTAGATAATGATATAGTTGATAGAGTCCAAGAATTTTCTAAAGATGATCTAATAATATGTGGTGCAAATGCTATTGATCATAAGGGGAATGCTGCTATAATGGCAGGAAGTCCAGGTGGAGGAAATATAGGTAAATCTTTAAGTTCTTGGTACACAGAAGGAGCTAAAATTATTATTCCTACTGGAATTGAGAAAATGATTCCTGGAGATTTAGATAATATAATAAGGAAATCTGGTAGAACTGGAAAATCAGTTTCCTGGGGTATGTCTGTAGGACTAATGCCATTAAAAGGAGAAGTTTTTACAGAAGTAGAAGCTATCCAACAACTAGTTGATGTAGAATGTTTTCCAATCGGAGCAGGTGGCTTAGATAAAGCTCAGGGAAGTATTACCTTGGAA includes:
- a CDS encoding aminopeptidase, which gives rise to MGKKSGYRIVLEDCMGVKPNESVLILTDDKKKAIGESLYEEAKKMAREAILMIMKPRKVSGEEPPEEVAEAMKKFDAIICPTSTSLTHTNAKINAINAGARLASMPGITEDMFEEGAITADYNQVEKLTLKFTDLLTKAKKAKIVKDDYVLEMSLKGREGIPSPGIYRNSGEAGNLPSGEAYIAPLEDSTNGEMLIDGSMVGIGKLGSPLYVKIENGKLIDLKGDDPNKLKVLFDNDRNGIVGEFGIGTNPSARLTGIILEDEKIYGTVHIAFGTNTSFGGINKADCHLDGVIIKPTLYLDEKLVLDEGTVVI